The Alphaproteobacteria bacterium DNA segment CACCGCCGCCGCGGCGGATTTCCAATTGTCCCTCGCGCATCCATTCGGTCATCAAGGCCACCACCGGATGCTCTTGGGGAGCGAATTCGGTGGAGCTTGCCTTTTCCAGGCCCAGCAGATTGCGCGCGGCTTCGATCACGGCCATTTGCATGCCAAAGCAGATTCCAAAATACGGCACGCTGCGCTCACGCGCGAAACGCGCGGCCATGATCTTGCCTTCGGTGCCGCGTTCGCCAAAGCCGCCGGGCACCAGAATGCCGTGGACATCGGATAAATGCGACGACACATCGCTGGCCTCGAACACCTCGGATTCGATCCAACGCACCTTGACGCGCACGTTATTGGCGATGCCACCATGCATCAACGCCTCGTGCAACGATTTATAACTGTCCAGCATGGCCGTGTATTTGCCCGCGATGGCGATGGTGATTTCATCTTCGGGATGCTGAATGCGATTCACGATATCGTGCCATTTGGACAAATCGGGCACGTCTTGCGTCGGCAATCTAAAACAATTCAGCACGGCGCGGTCCAGGCCGTGTTGATGATAGTTCAGTGGCACCTGATAAATGCTATCGGCGGTCAAGGCCTCGATCACCTTGTCGGGACCGACATTGCAAAACAGGGCGATCTTGCGCAATTCGGCGTCCGGGATGGGGCGTTCGCTGCGGCACAGCAAGATATCGGGTTGAATCCCGACGCTCAGCAATTCCTTGACTGAATGCTGCGTGGGTTTGGTCTTTAACTCGCCCGCCGTGGCGATCCAGGGCAGTAACGTGACATGCAGATATATCGCACGGTCACGCCCCAGCTCGTTGCCAAGCTGGCGGATGGCTTCCAGGAAAGGCAGGCTTTCGATATCGCCCACCGTGCCGCCGATCTCGCACAACACGAAATCCTCGTCCTGCAAATCGGCCAA contains these protein-coding regions:
- a CDS encoding CTP synthase, whose translation is MAESSKPRFVFITGGVVSSLGKGLASASLGALLQARGYKVRLRKLDPYLNVDPGTMSPIQHGEVFVTDDGAEADLDLGHYERFTGVNATKSDNVTTGRIYSGVIARERRGDYLGATVQVIPHVTDAIKEFVLADLQDEDFVLCEIGGTVGDIESLPFLEAIRQLGNELGRDRAIYLHVTLLPWIATAGELKTKPTQHSVKELLSVGIQPDILLCRSERPIPDAELRKIALFCNVGPDKVIEALTADSIYQVPLNYHQHGLDRAVLNCFRLPTQDVPDLSKWHDIVNRIQHPEDEITIAIAGKYTAMLDSYKSLHEALMHGGIANNVRVKVRWIESEVFEASDVSSHLSDVHGILVPGGFGERGTEGKIMAARFARERSVPYFGICFGMQMAVIEAARNLLGLEKASSTEFAPQEHPVVALMTEWMREGQLEIRRGGGDLGGTMRLGAYQAQLKPGSRVQEIYGGASTISERHRHRYEVNATYMKQLEEKGLVFSGLSPDGLLPEIVEIPNHPWFIGVQFHPELKSRPFAPHPLFVSFIAAATKQSRLV